The Syntrophorhabdaceae bacterium DNA window AGCCTTCTGTTGTGGTCTGGAATATACCTTCTATGCTGTTTTCAAATATGAGGCGATATTTTTCCTCGCTGCGCCTTAAGGCCTTCTCCATCACCTTCCTCTCTGTTATATCTCTGAGAGATTCTATGGCACCATTTATATTTCCATTTTTATCAAAAAGCAGTGATGCTATTCCCCAACAGTACATACCTTTTCCCATGTTTATCTTTGGTAGAAACGACTCACCAAAGATGATGTTCCCCTTTCTTTTTATAAAATCGTATGTAAAGTCTGTTTTTAACTCTTTATCAAATAGCAAATCTATTAACATAGGCCTTTTTTCACCATAAAAGGGGACAGCATATGCATAATCACCCATGCCTATTATGGCCTCTTTGGTAGTGCCCGTCATCTCTTCTATTGCTCTGTTCCAAGCAATTACCTTTTTGTCTTTGTCTATAACGAATGTGGCATCAGGGAGAAACTCTATTATATCGAGAAGTCTCCTGTTTAGCATCTCTAATTCAGATGTCCTTTCTTTTACACGCTCTTCCAGGACTTCTCTGGCTTTAATTAGGGCCATCTCTGCCATCTTTTTTTCTGTGACATCCTCGCAGCTTACCAGTGTATCCCCTGTATTGAGTTCTACAGGTATGAAATTTATGATTTTTTCAGATCCGTCTTTGCATTTAACAGTGAATGTATATGGTGTCCTTTCTCCAGATATGTTTTTCTGCCTGAAGGTTTCTAAATCTTTAATCCATGTATGTAATACCATTTTTCTGTAGGATGGGTCAGGGTATGCCTTTCTGAACCATGTTTTTCCATTAGGTATATCTTTTAAGTTATAGCCAAATGTCTTTTTGAATTTACCGTTTATGTATTTATATGTGCCATCTCTGGCTATGACAACTATACCGAACGGCGCATTCTCTGTTAATATATAGAAATCATCGTTATATTTATCCATGCCTTGCCTTTTCTATGTAGACGGAATCATTGTAATTAAAAAAATTAAAAATTCTTTGATATTTAATCGGTAATTTTCAGAAAAAATTAAATTTTTTTGCAAAAAATTACATTAAAAATACATCTATAAAATATGAACGTATTTTTTATTTTTATAATAATTCCAATAAGTTATCCATTGGTGTCTGGGGATGCACGCCAGTGTAAGAGATACATTTTTCAAGGGTCACATGAAATTTAGCTTTCGATTTTTTTATCCATATCTGACAATGCATTTATCAATTCTATATATTTAAACCCAGACATGAAAGCCAGAGATTTTATTTCTTCTATAGCCTCATTTATAACATTTATAAATCTCTCAAAGTCTTTCTCATCTGGTGTAATGTGTCTAT harbors:
- a CDS encoding diguanylate cyclase, coding for MDKYNDDFYILTENAPFGIVVIARDGTYKYINGKFKKTFGYNLKDIPNGKTWFRKAYPDPSYRKMVLHTWIKDLETFRQKNISGERTPYTFTVKCKDGSEKIINFIPVELNTGDTLVSCEDVTEKKMAEMALIKAREVLEERVKERTSELEMLNRRLLDIIEFLPDATFVIDKDKKVIAWNRAIEEMTGTTKEAIIGMGDYAYAVPFYGEKRPMLIDLLFDKELKTDFTYDFIKRKGNIIFGESFLPKINMGKGMYCWGIASLLFDKNGNINGAIESLRDITERKVMEKALRRSEEKYRLIFENSIEGIFQTTTEGCFLSANPALASMLGFSSPEEMIETCKDISHEIYANPHDRKEFLERLNKYDTLQAFETRLYRKDKSIIWVSLNSRSVRDESGKVMYYEGTIEDITERKEAEEIIKRLAYYDALTGLPNRPLFNDRLSLAMSNADRNKKKVAVMLLDLDRFKQINDTLGHNAGDELLKSVSNRLLKILRKSDTVARMGGDEFLIIVPGISFLEYVESVARKIVNSFRESFIVNGNVINVTTSIGIAIYPDDGRDVETLIKLADISMYEAKKTGRNDYNIYNEGLKNEILEKTSITGL